One Streptomyces sp. R28 DNA window includes the following coding sequences:
- a CDS encoding heavy metal translocating P-type ATPase: MTSTLTSPSADRAVSARSGDVPRRRTRLLALPEVRWAAAATALFLLALPLQLTGAPAWTWGPLYALSYATGGWDPGWEGLKALKDRTLDVDLLMVVAALGAASIGQVMDGALLIVIFATSGALEALATARTADSVRGLLDLAPATATRIGPDGTEQTLPVEELAVGDTVLVRPGERVGADGRVLDGASEVDQATITGEPLPAAKEPGDEVFAGTLNGTGALRVRVERDASDSVIARIVRMVQEASETKAPTQLFIEKVEQRYSLGMVAATLAVFGVPLAFGEAFSEALLRAMTFMIVASPCAVVLATMPPLLSAIANAGRHGVLVKSAVAMECLGQVDAVALDKTGTLTEGTPRVTDVRPLPGYGLDEGELLTLAAPAEHPSEHPLGRAVVAAAHERRLGLPTAQGFASAPGVGVRARVNGRTVEVGAPARLLDHADGDASPVAALAGELEQSGRTAVLVVVDGAPAGVLGIADRLRPDAAATVASLTALTGTAPILLTGDNPRAAARLAAEAGIEDVRAGLLPQDKTGAVKELEGTGRKVMVVGDGVNDAPALAAAHIGVAMGRAGSDLALETAAAVIVRDELAAVPTTVALSRRARKLVVQNLVIAGVFIAGLVTWDLVGTLPLPLGVAGHEGSTVLVGLNGLRLLRDAAWQRAATDGTDREGG; encoded by the coding sequence ATGACTTCCACGCTCACCTCGCCGTCGGCCGACCGAGCCGTGTCCGCGCGGTCCGGCGACGTGCCCCGGCGGCGTACGCGGCTGCTCGCGCTGCCGGAGGTCCGCTGGGCCGCCGCGGCCACCGCGCTGTTCCTGCTCGCGCTGCCCCTGCAGCTGACCGGAGCTCCTGCCTGGACCTGGGGCCCGCTGTACGCGCTGTCGTACGCCACGGGTGGCTGGGACCCGGGCTGGGAGGGGCTCAAGGCGCTGAAGGACAGGACCCTCGACGTCGATCTGCTGATGGTCGTCGCCGCGCTCGGCGCCGCCTCGATCGGGCAGGTGATGGACGGCGCCCTGCTGATCGTCATCTTCGCGACCTCGGGTGCCCTGGAGGCGCTCGCCACCGCCCGCACCGCCGACTCGGTACGCGGACTGCTCGACCTGGCCCCCGCCACCGCCACCCGGATCGGCCCCGACGGCACCGAACAGACCCTCCCCGTCGAGGAGTTGGCGGTCGGTGACACCGTCCTCGTACGGCCCGGCGAGCGCGTCGGAGCCGACGGCCGGGTGCTGGACGGCGCCAGTGAGGTGGACCAGGCGACCATCACCGGCGAACCGCTCCCCGCCGCGAAGGAGCCGGGCGACGAGGTGTTCGCCGGCACCCTCAACGGCACCGGCGCCCTGCGCGTCCGGGTCGAACGCGACGCCTCCGACTCCGTGATCGCCCGGATCGTACGGATGGTGCAAGAGGCGTCCGAGACCAAGGCGCCCACCCAGCTGTTCATTGAGAAGGTCGAACAGCGCTACTCGCTGGGCATGGTGGCCGCGACGCTCGCCGTGTTCGGTGTCCCGCTCGCCTTCGGTGAGGCGTTCTCCGAGGCGCTGCTGCGCGCCATGACCTTCATGATCGTGGCCTCGCCGTGCGCGGTGGTCCTGGCCACCATGCCGCCCCTGCTGTCGGCCATCGCCAACGCCGGCCGGCACGGTGTCCTGGTGAAGTCGGCGGTGGCAATGGAATGCCTCGGCCAGGTCGACGCCGTCGCGCTGGACAAGACCGGCACCCTCACCGAGGGCACGCCGCGCGTCACCGACGTACGGCCGCTGCCCGGATACGGCCTGGACGAGGGCGAGTTGCTGACGCTCGCCGCGCCCGCCGAGCACCCCAGCGAACACCCGCTGGGCCGGGCCGTCGTGGCCGCGGCACACGAGCGCCGCCTCGGGCTGCCCACCGCGCAGGGCTTCGCCTCCGCGCCCGGGGTCGGGGTGAGGGCCCGCGTCAACGGCCGTACGGTCGAGGTGGGCGCCCCGGCCCGCCTGCTCGACCACGCCGACGGTGACGCGAGCCCGGTCGCCGCGCTCGCCGGGGAACTCGAGCAGTCCGGCCGTACCGCAGTCCTCGTCGTCGTCGACGGCGCCCCCGCCGGAGTGCTCGGTATCGCGGACCGGCTGCGTCCCGACGCCGCCGCCACCGTCGCCTCCCTCACCGCGCTCACCGGCACCGCCCCGATCCTGCTCACCGGCGACAACCCCCGGGCCGCCGCCCGTCTGGCCGCCGAGGCGGGCATCGAGGACGTGCGTGCCGGGCTGCTTCCGCAGGACAAGACGGGCGCGGTCAAGGAGTTGGAGGGCACGGGCCGCAAGGTGATGGTCGTCGGGGACGGCGTCAACGACGCACCCGCCCTGGCCGCCGCCCACATCGGCGTCGCCATGGGCCGGGCGGGCTCCGACCTCGCCCTGGAGACCGCCGCCGCGGTGATCGTCCGCGACGAACTCGCCGCCGTCCCCACCACCGTCGCCCTCTCCCGCCGGGCCCGGAAACTCGTCGTGCAGAACCTCGTCATCGCCGGGGTGTTCATCGCCGGCCTCGTCACCTGGGACCTGGTCGGCACCCTTCCGCTGCCGCTCGGCGTCGCGGGCCACGAGGGCTCCACGGTCCTCGTCGGCCTGAACGGACTGCGCCTGCTGCGCGACGCGGCCTGGCAGCGGGCGGCGACCGACGGGACCGATCGAGAGGGAGGCTGA